The proteins below are encoded in one region of Micromonospora pisi:
- a CDS encoding APC family permease has product MQRQQPAAAAPLDRRLGVRDAVIIGLGSMLGAGVFVVFAPATAAAGSGIGLLTALAVAGLVGYCNANSSARLAARYPESGGTYVYGRERLGDFAGFLAGWSFVAGKTASCAAMALTIGAYLWPGHARLVAVVAVVAVTAVNLGGISKTARVTRWLVAATLAVLAAVTVIGLVTGSADPARLVDRAGISGYGVLGAAGLLFFAFAGYARIATLGEEVRDPERTIPRAVPLALGLVLLVYLTLAMVSLSVLGADRLADSSAPLADVVTAAGLPGLAWLVRVGAAVAVTGVLLALVAGVGRTALAMARRRDLPGALAAVHPRRRVPHRAELLVAGLVIILVSLGDLTTAIGFSSCTVLVYYAITNAAALTLGPDPARRLPVRLIALLGLVGCLTLAATLPLPSVLAALIVLIVGTLTRTLLRPKSPAI; this is encoded by the coding sequence GTGCAACGACAACAGCCGGCCGCAGCCGCCCCCCTTGACCGGCGCCTCGGCGTACGCGACGCGGTGATCATCGGGCTCGGCTCGATGCTCGGCGCGGGCGTCTTCGTGGTCTTCGCCCCGGCGACCGCCGCCGCCGGCAGCGGCATCGGACTCCTGACCGCGCTCGCCGTCGCCGGTCTTGTCGGCTACTGCAACGCGAACAGCTCGGCCCGGCTCGCCGCCCGCTACCCCGAATCCGGCGGCACCTACGTCTACGGACGGGAGCGGCTCGGCGACTTCGCCGGCTTTCTCGCCGGCTGGAGCTTCGTCGCCGGCAAGACGGCGAGCTGCGCCGCGATGGCGCTCACCATCGGCGCGTACCTCTGGCCCGGCCACGCCCGGCTGGTCGCCGTGGTCGCCGTCGTCGCGGTGACCGCGGTCAACCTCGGCGGCATCAGCAAGACCGCCCGCGTCACCCGCTGGCTGGTCGCGGCGACCCTGGCGGTGCTCGCGGCGGTCACGGTCATCGGGCTGGTCACCGGGTCCGCCGATCCGGCCCGGCTCGTCGACCGTGCCGGCATCAGCGGGTACGGCGTACTCGGCGCCGCCGGCCTGCTCTTCTTCGCCTTCGCCGGCTACGCCCGGATCGCCACCCTCGGCGAGGAGGTACGCGACCCGGAGCGCACCATCCCACGCGCGGTGCCGCTCGCGCTCGGGCTGGTCCTGCTGGTCTACCTCACGCTCGCCATGGTCAGCCTCTCCGTGCTCGGCGCCGACCGGCTCGCCGACTCGTCCGCGCCCCTGGCCGACGTGGTCACCGCCGCCGGACTGCCCGGCCTCGCCTGGCTGGTACGCGTCGGCGCGGCGGTCGCCGTCACCGGCGTACTGCTGGCCCTGGTCGCCGGAGTCGGCCGTACGGCGCTGGCCATGGCCCGGCGCCGTGACCTGCCCGGTGCGCTCGCCGCCGTACATCCCCGCCGACGGGTGCCGCACCGGGCGGAGCTGCTGGTGGCGGGGCTGGTGATCATCCTGGTCAGCCTCGGTGACCTGACCACCGCGATCGGCTTCTCCAGTTGCACCGTGCTGGTCTACTACGCGATCACCAACGCGGCGGCGCTCACCCTGGGTCCCGATCCCGCCCGACGGCTGCCCGTACGCCTGATCGCCCTGCTCGGCCTGGTCGGCTGCCTCACCCTCGCCGCGACCCTCCCTCTGCCCAGCGTCCTGGCCGCCCTGATCGTCCTGATCGTGGGCACCCTCACCCGCACCCTCCTCCGCCCCAAATCCCCCGCGATCTAG
- the nagA gene encoding N-acetylglucosamine-6-phosphate deacetylase: MTDRVTGKVVTPTGIIRQGCVEISGERITAVAEYPSIRDGNWIVPGFVDIHSHGGGGHSFTTGDADAARAAARFHLSHGSTTLLASLVSSPYELMHDATAAFAPLVKEGVLAGVHYEGPYLSEARCGAQNPEFLRDPSLDELGKLIEVGDGALRMVTIAPERPGALEVIRLLVSRGIVAAIGHSDATYDQTMAGIKAGATVATHLFNGMRAPHHREPGPVFALLGAAGVVCELVADGVHLHDGTLNFAATVGGADRSALVTDAMAAAGMPDGEYELGGQAVTVTNREARLSRDGAIAGSTLTMDAALRRAVSVGIGMPDATRMASTTPARAIGLGDHLGALIPGLRADLVELDENLQVLRVMRAGTWLP, from the coding sequence GTGACCGACCGCGTGACTGGCAAGGTGGTAACCCCGACCGGGATCATCCGGCAGGGCTGCGTGGAGATCAGCGGCGAGCGGATCACCGCGGTCGCGGAGTATCCGTCGATCCGGGACGGAAACTGGATCGTGCCCGGGTTCGTCGACATCCACAGCCACGGCGGCGGCGGGCACAGCTTCACCACCGGCGACGCCGACGCGGCGCGGGCGGCCGCGCGGTTCCACCTCTCCCACGGCAGCACCACCCTGCTGGCCAGCCTGGTCAGCTCCCCGTACGAGTTGATGCACGACGCCACCGCCGCGTTCGCCCCGCTGGTCAAGGAGGGGGTGCTCGCCGGTGTGCACTACGAGGGTCCGTACCTGTCGGAGGCGCGGTGCGGGGCACAGAACCCGGAGTTCCTCCGCGACCCGTCCCTGGACGAACTGGGCAAGCTGATCGAGGTCGGTGACGGCGCTCTGCGCATGGTCACCATCGCCCCGGAGCGGCCGGGGGCGCTGGAGGTGATCCGGCTACTCGTCTCCCGTGGCATCGTCGCCGCGATCGGCCACAGCGACGCCACGTACGACCAGACGATGGCCGGGATCAAGGCCGGGGCGACCGTCGCGACCCACCTCTTCAACGGCATGCGTGCGCCGCACCACCGCGAACCCGGCCCGGTCTTCGCGCTGCTCGGCGCGGCCGGTGTGGTCTGTGAACTGGTCGCCGACGGGGTTCACCTGCATGACGGCACGCTGAATTTCGCCGCCACGGTCGGTGGCGCGGACCGGTCCGCGCTGGTCACCGACGCGATGGCCGCCGCCGGTATGCCCGACGGCGAGTACGAGCTCGGTGGTCAGGCGGTCACGGTCACCAACCGGGAGGCCCGGCTCAGCCGCGACGGCGCGATCGCCGGCAGCACCCTGACCATGGACGCCGCCCTGCGTCGGGCGGTCAGCGTCGGCATCGGTATGCCGGACGCGACCCGGATGGCCTCCACCACCCCGGCCCGCGCCATCGGCCTCGGTGACCACCTCGGTGCCCTCATCCCGGGCCTCCGCGCCGACCTGGTGGAACTGGACGAGAACCTTCAGGTCCTCCGCGTCATGCGCGCCGGCACCTGGCTCCCCTAA
- a CDS encoding TetR/AcrR family transcriptional regulator, which translates to MELSFTSDSTAGPRSAPKILSAARDVLASQGYSALTIEAVAAAAGVGKSTIYRWWTSKEALLADALADIFRSEEIPDLGDTRAELRRAVDMTIDNYANEDLAAALPSLAAGLLPNPELMARFREAFLHRKRENIAVALRRGIQRGDLPAGLDTELVQDLWAGTLLYRRLMIGSPLDEDLAERLVRLVVDSPEALNTPSA; encoded by the coding sequence ATGGAGCTGTCGTTCACCTCGGACTCGACGGCCGGCCCGCGCTCCGCCCCTAAGATCCTGAGCGCGGCGCGGGACGTACTGGCCAGCCAGGGCTACTCGGCCCTCACCATCGAGGCGGTCGCGGCGGCTGCGGGCGTCGGCAAGTCGACCATCTACCGCTGGTGGACGAGCAAGGAGGCACTTCTCGCCGACGCGCTCGCCGACATCTTCCGCAGCGAGGAGATCCCCGACCTCGGCGACACCCGCGCCGAACTGCGCCGGGCCGTCGACATGACGATCGACAACTACGCCAACGAGGATCTCGCGGCGGCGTTGCCCTCGCTCGCCGCCGGCCTTCTCCCCAACCCGGAACTGATGGCCCGCTTTCGGGAGGCGTTCCTGCACCGTAAGCGCGAGAACATCGCGGTCGCGCTGCGCCGGGGCATCCAGCGCGGCGACCTGCCCGCCGGTCTCGACACCGAACTGGTCCAGGACCTGTGGGCCGGCACCCTGCTGTACCGCCGACTCATGATCGGATCACCCCTCGACGAAGACCTCGCCGAGCGCCTCGTACGACTCGTCGTCGACTCCCCCGAAGCCCTCAACACGCCGTCCGCCTGA
- a CDS encoding HNH endonuclease, translating to MDAVLVINADLGPLHKVSVQHAIRMLCRRVAEIHEAEPDRRIGVFPMPRVVRLLRYVVTRWRFSSGPAWSRSGVHVRDGHRCAYCDGRASTIDHVLPRSRGGRNTWKNTVAACYPCNQRKGDRTPAEAGMPLRYEPVVPGWATLVRL from the coding sequence GTGGACGCGGTGCTCGTCATCAACGCCGACCTCGGCCCACTACACAAAGTCAGTGTCCAGCACGCGATCCGGATGCTCTGCCGCCGGGTCGCCGAGATCCACGAGGCCGAGCCGGACCGGCGGATCGGAGTCTTCCCGATGCCCCGGGTGGTCCGGCTGCTGCGGTACGTCGTCACCCGCTGGCGGTTCAGCTCCGGCCCGGCCTGGTCCCGCTCGGGGGTGCACGTCCGGGACGGTCACCGGTGTGCGTACTGCGACGGGCGGGCGAGCACCATCGACCACGTCCTTCCCCGCTCCCGGGGCGGACGGAACACCTGGAAGAACACCGTCGCCGCCTGCTACCCGTGCAACCAGCGCAAGGGCGACCGTACGCCGGCCGAGGCGGGCATGCCGCTGCGGTACGAGCCGGTGGTCCCGGGCTGGGCAACGCTGGTACGCCTCTGA
- a CDS encoding DUF4032 domain-containing protein: MRITSALVDPALLDLPWSKPLEEWPADHLVALPQGISRHIVRFVRLANTVYAVKETGERVAEREYDLLRALERIDFPSVQAVAIVADRQDDNGEPLDPVLITKHLQFSLPYRALFSHTLRPETMTRLLDALAALIVRMHLTGFFWGDCSLSNTLFRRDAGAFAAYLVDAETGALRNQLSNGQRSEDIEIARVNIFGEALDLQAAGLLHEAIDPEQVADQVVERYERLWHEITYEQQVERDDRHDIEGRIRRLNEMGFDVAEVAMSLVDNGRYLVRPKVVDAGYHSRRLLRLTGLDAEENQARRLLNDLDTYRAESDLSDEQQSAHRWLTEVFEPVVRAVPAHLRRKLEPAELFVQIIEHRWRLSEEAGRDVGLAPAVQSFMADVLVHRPDEQAVLGVPIQAAQNPVEPAQPRS; encoded by the coding sequence GTGCGCATCACCTCGGCCCTCGTCGACCCGGCGCTGCTCGATCTACCGTGGTCGAAGCCGCTGGAGGAGTGGCCGGCTGACCATTTGGTGGCACTCCCGCAGGGCATTTCCCGGCATATCGTACGTTTCGTACGTCTTGCCAACACCGTGTACGCGGTCAAGGAGACCGGCGAACGGGTCGCCGAGCGGGAGTACGACCTGCTCCGCGCACTGGAACGGATCGACTTCCCGTCGGTGCAGGCGGTGGCGATCGTCGCCGACCGACAGGACGACAACGGGGAACCGCTGGACCCCGTACTGATCACGAAGCATCTACAGTTCTCGCTGCCGTACCGGGCACTCTTCTCGCACACGCTGCGCCCGGAGACGATGACCCGGCTGCTCGACGCGCTCGCCGCGCTGATCGTACGGATGCATCTGACCGGTTTCTTCTGGGGCGACTGCTCGCTGTCGAACACGCTCTTCCGGCGCGATGCCGGGGCGTTCGCCGCCTACCTGGTCGACGCGGAGACCGGGGCACTGCGCAACCAGCTCTCCAACGGGCAGCGCAGCGAGGACATCGAGATCGCCCGGGTGAACATCTTCGGTGAGGCGCTCGACCTCCAGGCCGCCGGACTGCTGCACGAGGCGATCGACCCGGAGCAGGTCGCCGACCAGGTGGTGGAACGCTACGAGCGGCTCTGGCACGAGATCACGTACGAGCAGCAGGTGGAGCGGGACGACCGGCACGACATCGAGGGCCGGATCCGGCGGCTCAACGAGATGGGCTTCGACGTCGCCGAGGTCGCCATGTCCCTTGTGGACAACGGCCGTTACCTGGTACGCCCCAAGGTCGTCGACGCGGGTTACCACAGCCGGCGACTGCTCCGACTGACCGGACTCGACGCCGAGGAGAACCAGGCCCGGCGACTCCTCAACGACCTGGACACCTACCGCGCCGAGAGCGACCTGTCGGACGAGCAGCAGTCCGCGCACCGCTGGCTCACCGAGGTCTTCGAACCCGTCGTCCGGGCCGTTCCGGCCCACCTGCGCCGCAAACTGGAGCCGGCCGAGCTGTTCGTGCAGATCATCGAGCACCGGTGGCGGCTCTCCGAGGAGGCCGGACGGGACGTCGGGCTGGCCCCGGCGGTGCAGTCGTTCATGGCCGATGTGCTGGTGCACCGGCCGGACGAGCAGGCCGTGCTCGGCGTACCGATCCAGGCCGCGCAGAATCCGGTGGAACCGGCGCAACCCCGGAGTTGA
- a CDS encoding ROK family protein encodes MTDVLPTAPSTEPAHPSVVIALDVGGTGIKSALVRPDGSTHHSERHPTGADRGPAAVVETILTVAEGLAGRARADGLAPVAVGIAVPGVVDQAAGVAVWSANLGFRDVPLRDLVSERLGLPSALGHDVRVGGIAEARLGAGRGDRYVLFTAIGTGIAAALTIDGTAFVGAHGAAGELGHIVVRPDGPKCGCGQVGCLEAIASAAAVGRRYTALAGSGSTGDRVSAAEVVRRAAGGEELAVRIWQETVDALADGLLIAQALYDPAVVVVGGGLAEAGDDLLVPLRTALRARLTFHREPRLVPAALGDEAGCLGAALLALDTIGDLETGSAAHIP; translated from the coding sequence GTGACGGACGTTCTCCCGACGGCCCCGTCGACCGAGCCCGCCCACCCCTCCGTGGTGATCGCGCTCGACGTCGGCGGGACCGGCATCAAGTCCGCCCTGGTCCGGCCGGACGGCTCCACCCACCACAGCGAACGCCACCCGACCGGCGCCGACCGGGGACCGGCGGCGGTGGTCGAGACCATCCTCACCGTCGCCGAGGGCCTGGCCGGCCGGGCGCGCGCCGACGGCCTCGCCCCGGTGGCGGTCGGCATCGCGGTGCCCGGAGTGGTGGACCAGGCGGCCGGGGTGGCGGTCTGGTCGGCGAACCTCGGCTTCCGTGACGTACCGCTACGGGACCTGGTCAGCGAACGGCTCGGGCTGCCCTCGGCGCTCGGCCACGACGTACGCGTCGGCGGCATTGCGGAGGCACGGCTCGGCGCCGGCCGGGGCGACCGGTACGTCCTCTTCACAGCCATCGGCACCGGCATCGCCGCCGCGCTCACCATCGACGGTACGGCCTTCGTCGGCGCCCACGGCGCGGCCGGCGAACTCGGCCACATCGTCGTACGCCCGGACGGGCCGAAGTGCGGCTGCGGTCAGGTCGGCTGCCTGGAGGCGATCGCCTCGGCCGCCGCCGTCGGCCGCCGCTACACCGCACTCGCCGGCTCCGGCAGCACCGGGGACCGGGTCAGTGCCGCCGAGGTGGTCCGCCGGGCGGCGGGCGGCGAGGAACTGGCCGTCCGGATCTGGCAGGAGACCGTCGACGCACTGGCGGACGGGCTGCTGATCGCCCAGGCGCTCTACGACCCGGCGGTGGTGGTGGTCGGCGGCGGTCTGGCCGAGGCCGGCGACGACCTGCTCGTGCCGCTGCGTACGGCGCTGCGCGCCCGACTCACCTTCCACCGCGAACCCCGACTGGTGCCGGCCGCGCTCGGCGACGAGGCCGGCTGCCTCGGCGCCGCACTGCTCGCCCTGGACACCATCGGCGACCTCGAAACCGGCAGCGCCGCCCACATCCCCTGA
- a CDS encoding MSMEG_6728 family protein has protein sequence MQTFLPYPDFRATARALDPRRLGKQRVEALQVLRALTWPRYGWRHHPAVKMWAGYEEALVRYGLDVCDVWSATGRGDTVATTLVVDFTAACGTDQVRTQPELAAAGDLPPWLGQEDLHLSHRVSLLRKDPDFYRPIFGDLPPDLPYVWPPSDRPPACPPPTPPPG, from the coding sequence ATGCAGACCTTCCTCCCGTACCCGGATTTCCGGGCGACCGCCCGGGCGCTCGATCCGCGCCGGCTGGGCAAGCAGCGGGTGGAGGCGCTCCAGGTGCTGCGCGCGTTGACCTGGCCCCGGTACGGCTGGCGGCACCACCCGGCGGTCAAGATGTGGGCCGGGTACGAGGAGGCGCTGGTCCGGTACGGCTTGGACGTCTGCGACGTCTGGTCCGCCACCGGTCGGGGCGACACCGTGGCGACCACCCTCGTCGTCGACTTCACCGCCGCCTGCGGCACCGACCAGGTACGCACCCAGCCCGAACTGGCCGCCGCCGGGGACCTGCCACCCTGGCTGGGTCAGGAGGACCTGCACCTGAGCCACCGGGTGTCGCTGCTGCGCAAGGATCCGGACTTCTACCGCCCCATCTTCGGCGACCTCCCGCCCGACCTCCCCTACGTCTGGCCCCCCTCCGACCGCCCACCCGCCTGCCCTCCACCCACCCCACCCCCGGGTTAG
- a CDS encoding NAD-binding protein, translating to MADQWRNRARRAVETRLRDGLRTNENRPHYVVCGQNDLVVHLVNALLAESVRVTVIVPAHRRPEGPDIRATRGIRVVVAERLDEETFRSAGLVGADGLALMHQDDVGNIHAALCAQAVEPRLRLVLRMFNTGLGNSVRPLFADCAVLSDASMAAPTFVAAALGEPTPTHFRFRGRTLVVARRKDVRPEHVVCGLADTDDARHVRLLPSDQTTADLVLAEATGQPPGTEVAARRIIRARRRKQRPSAAIWRAVRSFATRKIGMATLAVVAVVVIFGSLLAHPEDGVSVWQAVYVALVTTISGADPDPAKAASEQVMQVVLNLAGLALIPLITAAVVDGMVNARLALDDGRLRSPRNGHVVVIGLGNVGTRVMAQLHDLGIEVVAIDKDPQARGASLARRLNVPLIVGDGAREENLEAASVATCQALVVVSTDDVTNLQAALNGRAIKNDLRVVLRLYDGDFADRIQNSFNMNISRSVSYLAAPSFAAALLNRQVIATIPIDRHALLVAEVPVAAGSSLVGRALAEVDQATGVRVIGLTPAGQPILNWSPAPAQRLAVGDQLVVVVRRAALSALLKQASPPQADPEPQVLPTQARFPTAGPG from the coding sequence ATGGCGGATCAGTGGCGTAACCGGGCCCGACGCGCGGTCGAGACCCGGCTCCGCGACGGGCTACGGACCAACGAGAACCGCCCCCACTACGTTGTCTGTGGCCAGAACGACCTGGTCGTACACCTGGTCAACGCACTGCTCGCCGAGTCCGTACGGGTGACCGTGATCGTCCCGGCGCACCGCCGGCCGGAGGGCCCGGACATCCGCGCGACCCGTGGCATCCGGGTGGTCGTGGCCGAGCGGCTGGACGAGGAGACCTTCCGGTCGGCCGGACTGGTCGGCGCGGACGGCCTCGCCCTGATGCACCAGGACGATGTCGGCAACATCCACGCGGCGCTCTGCGCCCAGGCGGTCGAGCCCCGGCTCCGGCTGGTGCTGCGGATGTTCAACACCGGGCTCGGCAACAGCGTACGGCCGCTTTTCGCGGACTGCGCGGTCCTCTCCGACGCCTCGATGGCCGCACCGACCTTCGTCGCGGCGGCGCTCGGCGAGCCGACACCGACCCACTTCCGGTTCCGTGGCCGCACCCTTGTGGTGGCCCGACGCAAGGACGTACGCCCGGAGCATGTGGTGTGCGGCCTCGCCGACACCGACGACGCCCGCCACGTGCGTCTGCTCCCCTCGGACCAGACGACGGCGGACCTGGTGCTGGCCGAGGCGACCGGTCAGCCACCCGGCACCGAGGTCGCGGCCCGGCGGATCATCCGCGCCCGCCGCCGCAAGCAGCGTCCGAGCGCCGCGATCTGGCGAGCGGTACGCTCCTTCGCCACCCGCAAGATCGGCATGGCCACCCTCGCGGTGGTCGCGGTGGTTGTCATCTTCGGCTCACTGCTCGCCCACCCGGAGGACGGGGTCTCGGTCTGGCAGGCGGTCTACGTCGCCCTGGTGACCACCATCAGCGGCGCCGACCCGGACCCGGCGAAGGCGGCGTCGGAGCAGGTCATGCAGGTGGTGTTGAACCTGGCCGGGCTGGCGCTGATTCCGTTGATCACCGCCGCGGTGGTGGACGGCATGGTGAACGCCCGGCTCGCGCTGGACGACGGCCGGCTGCGCAGCCCGCGCAACGGGCACGTGGTGGTGATCGGGCTCGGCAACGTCGGCACCCGGGTGATGGCGCAGCTGCACGACCTCGGCATCGAGGTGGTCGCGATCGACAAGGACCCGCAGGCGCGCGGGGCGTCGCTCGCCCGCCGGCTGAACGTCCCGTTGATCGTCGGCGACGGTGCCCGGGAGGAGAACCTGGAGGCCGCGTCGGTCGCCACCTGTCAGGCCCTGGTGGTGGTCTCCACCGACGACGTGACCAACCTCCAGGCCGCGCTGAACGGCCGCGCGATCAAGAACGATCTGCGGGTGGTGCTGCGCCTCTACGACGGTGACTTCGCCGACCGGATCCAGAACTCGTTCAACATGAACATCTCCCGGAGCGTGTCCTACCTGGCCGCGCCGTCGTTCGCCGCCGCACTGCTCAACCGCCAGGTGATCGCGACCATCCCGATCGACCGGCACGCCCTGCTGGTCGCCGAGGTGCCGGTCGCGGCCGGGTCGTCGCTGGTCGGCCGGGCACTCGCCGAGGTGGACCAGGCCACCGGCGTACGGGTGATCGGGCTGACCCCGGCCGGACAGCCGATCCTGAACTGGTCCCCGGCGCCCGCACAGCGGCTGGCGGTGGGGGACCAGCTCGTGGTGGTGGTACGCCGGGCGGCGCTCAGTGCCCTGCTCAAACAGGCGAGCCCACCGCAGGCCGACCCGGAACCACAGGTGTTGCCGACCCAGGCACGTTTCCCGACGGCCGGTCCCGGTTGA
- a CDS encoding FAD-dependent oxidoreductase, translating to MGFMGLMGRLPGGRPVRVDPEGGAGGTSRVPDGVDALVVGGGIAGICAAVVLAERGVRVTVLEARPTLGGRLSSWPETLADGTEQYVDHGFHAFFRQYYNWRSILRRIDPALGLLRPVDGYPVLSADWPTEEFAHLPRTPPLNLLALLTRSPSLRLRDLRTMDGEAALPLLAYHPKRTYLDLDRVTAQELLDSLRLPDRARAMLFEVFAHSFFNHAHDMSAAELVANFHFYLLGNPEGLGFDAPERDYDSAIWRPLARYLRRRGGEVSTGVPVTGIGRAAGAGGGWRVTVGGAEHRAQSLLLAVDPPALRTLLAAAPELAAEAPRLAGQVATLEPGPPYAVARYWLAGDVAPDRAVFSGVSRQPTLDSVTLYHRLEAGARRWAGETGGSVLELHAYACTPDLPATELAERMRAELADLWPEVARLPVVELRARVERQAPSFRPGGHGDRPTVVTDAVGLFLAGDGIRAGTGGDCDVPSALMERAAVTGLLAANQILRRYGTAPEPIWSVRPRGLLARR from the coding sequence ATGGGGTTTATGGGGCTGATGGGGCGGCTGCCGGGTGGGCGGCCGGTCCGGGTCGACCCCGAGGGCGGCGCGGGCGGTACGTCGCGCGTACCGGACGGGGTCGACGCGCTGGTCGTCGGTGGCGGAATCGCCGGCATCTGCGCCGCCGTGGTGCTCGCCGAGCGGGGGGTACGGGTGACCGTGCTGGAGGCCCGACCGACGCTCGGTGGACGGCTCTCCTCCTGGCCGGAAACGCTCGCCGACGGCACCGAGCAGTACGTCGACCACGGCTTCCACGCCTTCTTCCGGCAGTACTACAACTGGCGGTCCATCCTGCGTCGAATCGACCCGGCGCTCGGGCTGCTGCGACCGGTGGACGGTTATCCGGTCCTCTCCGCGGACTGGCCGACGGAGGAGTTCGCCCACCTGCCCCGCACACCGCCGCTGAATCTGCTGGCTCTGCTCACCCGCAGCCCCAGCCTGCGACTGCGGGATCTGCGCACGATGGACGGGGAGGCGGCGCTGCCGCTGCTGGCGTACCACCCGAAGCGCACCTACCTGGACCTGGACCGGGTCACCGCGCAGGAGCTGCTTGATTCGCTGCGACTGCCGGACCGGGCGCGGGCGATGCTCTTCGAGGTCTTCGCGCACTCGTTCTTCAACCACGCGCACGACATGTCGGCGGCGGAGCTGGTGGCGAACTTCCACTTCTATCTGCTGGGTAACCCGGAAGGGCTGGGCTTCGACGCACCGGAGCGGGACTACGACTCGGCCATCTGGCGTCCCCTCGCCCGGTACCTGCGGCGGCGTGGTGGCGAGGTGTCGACCGGTGTGCCGGTGACCGGGATCGGCCGTGCTGCCGGCGCGGGCGGCGGCTGGCGGGTCACCGTCGGGGGTGCGGAACACCGTGCCCAGTCCCTGCTGCTGGCGGTCGACCCGCCGGCTCTGCGTACGTTGCTCGCCGCCGCGCCGGAGCTCGCCGCCGAGGCGCCCCGGCTGGCCGGTCAGGTCGCCACCTTGGAACCCGGGCCGCCGTACGCGGTGGCGCGCTACTGGCTGGCCGGGGACGTGGCCCCGGACCGGGCGGTGTTCAGCGGGGTGTCCCGGCAACCGACGCTCGACTCGGTGACGCTCTACCACCGGCTGGAGGCCGGGGCGCGACGCTGGGCCGGGGAGACCGGCGGGTCGGTGCTGGAACTGCACGCGTACGCCTGCACGCCGGATCTGCCGGCGACCGAGCTGGCCGAGCGGATGCGCGCCGAACTGGCCGATCTCTGGCCGGAGGTGGCGAGGCTGCCGGTGGTCGAGCTGCGGGCCCGGGTGGAGCGGCAGGCGCCCTCGTTCCGTCCCGGAGGGCACGGTGACCGGCCGACGGTGGTCACCGACGCCGTGGGGCTCTTCCTCGCCGGTGACGGGATCCGGGCCGGCACCGGAGGGGACTGCGACGTGCCGAGCGCGCTGATGGAGCGGGCCGCGGTCACCGGCCTCCTGGCCGCGAACCAGATCCTGCGCCGGTACGGCACCGCACCCGAGCCGATCTGGTCCGTACGCCCACGCGGCCTGCTCGCCCGCCGCTGA
- a CDS encoding phosphatase PAP2 family protein codes for MRESGQGTGTVRRSGLRLRPVYPGGWWLDLLLLAGLAGLTLALANGHLYGIDQAVREWSDNNRPDFAYWIARVFNFLGQGGWLLTPVAAILGILTALRSRSIRPLLVVAAAYAATYLTIGPLKIWTDRAAPTSKLPPEESVKIFNSQLPAGEYSMSYPSGHVANAIIWYGAIALLLVAFLRTLGRPHPPAALARVIRIAPPLIVFCTTTYLSWHWITDSVAGILLGLFVDRLLTRIPWDDLPLPALRGGLDRPGVFTSAP; via the coding sequence GTGCGAGAGAGCGGACAGGGAACCGGGACGGTACGGCGCAGCGGGCTACGGCTGCGTCCGGTGTACCCCGGCGGCTGGTGGCTCGACCTCCTCCTGCTCGCCGGACTGGCCGGGCTCACCCTCGCCCTGGCCAACGGCCACCTCTACGGCATCGACCAGGCCGTACGCGAATGGTCCGACAACAACCGCCCCGACTTCGCCTACTGGATCGCCCGGGTCTTCAACTTCCTCGGCCAGGGCGGCTGGCTGCTCACCCCGGTCGCCGCGATCCTGGGCATCCTCACCGCCCTGCGATCCCGCTCGATCCGGCCGCTGCTGGTGGTGGCCGCCGCCTACGCGGCGACGTACCTCACCATCGGGCCACTCAAGATCTGGACCGACCGGGCCGCGCCCACCTCGAAGCTGCCGCCGGAAGAGTCGGTGAAGATCTTCAACAGCCAGCTGCCGGCGGGCGAATACAGCATGTCCTACCCGTCCGGGCACGTCGCGAACGCGATCATCTGGTACGGCGCGATCGCCCTGCTCCTGGTCGCCTTCCTGCGTACGCTGGGCCGCCCGCACCCGCCGGCGGCCCTGGCCCGGGTCATCCGGATCGCGCCTCCGCTGATCGTCTTCTGCACCACCACCTACCTCAGCTGGCACTGGATCACCGACAGCGTCGCCGGCATCCTGCTCGGCCTCTTCGTCGACCGGCTGCTCACCCGGATCCCCTGGGACGACCTGCCGCTCCCGGCCCTGCGCGGTGGGCTCGACCGACCCGGAGTGTTCACCTCCGCCCCCTAG